The following are encoded in a window of Chionomys nivalis chromosome X, mChiNiv1.1, whole genome shotgun sequence genomic DNA:
- the LOC130868562 gene encoding vigilin-like — protein MNSKTNSSPHQNSVQKGNHDSSSDDVVDMSTNEDNVTVYLEKTNYLKNSEETAEPSSTNIPQAEEVSTLTQVFQLLLEEENYVIQFSKGTLAKFYTHITENTDVNLKTSFVKDQGLYITVFGNPESVIKAENAIFEWCQEQGLTLSLISKKENHFVIDQTGEKAQDLEQESEINSQTLSLHNQSNCVNSVDAKQAELKSSDESQPTSANCSKNDILRSEMEKTFNSLTAEPYPEASDIFQESEGHVPFPLASVEETDIDINERQPHVDQTNCCENEMTEKTNTITEDVTMNFQDNYTIGLKRNFLEEILETTGDSTEQSPSESLSDSMTQHSEPESSGEIFNEVDYNDDDYFVSSICAPSWLHSFIIGKKGENIAEITNSVPKVHIHFTAEDKIMLKGPIDDVNYAQEKFDIIVNDLLSRMECTEITSSSKFHKYLTGNNGEILNRITEKNQVCISVFPENEMNHLIRIEGESLGVQQAKRELLDLAYNLEEEHSQDIIIKHQFHHILIGQKGERVREICRKFPDVILNFPHPAEKSDVVQLIGPKYESEKCAQYLENMLTDIKGNNYTVSIPITKRLHKRIIGKGGSNIKKISETTNTKISFPPENCNSEEFVITGYPENCEIARNWILSIQQEIADTAEEEIFIPPNLYKNLTNPKECLINSVIEECGNVHLHFPKNKSGLYKLIIMGSVESVEKTKTKFLKLAEEEQAKNYSGTVHVKPQYHQFLMNKNGGNISKLCEETGTCVIFPNLKNKDQDSITITGSEEGVKEVKKQLEVLIKDLENVVEDNIQINNKFHHYFVMRRGQLLREMTEEYGGVVITFSYAGKHNTKVTIRGAKACVEAAKKHIQDIFEPLGSQVTRRYVIPQKFQPFIMGPICSRIQQIARDYKVQIKFPDIDKSVVNMDLGMQEKCKEKWKRTPKDLVPNSARKSDTLFISGQVQNCKAATEAIASLIPATAEVHVPFHLHPYIIGHKGSGLRKLVKEFEVHIQILQPGRNADIISIMGLEANVEQAKMSLQKRVKALQMEIEDRSLRKFKLIFNLDPKYHSKITGHKGLLIAQICTEHDVTIHFPKKGSHEMQDQITITGYKENTLAARDAIMRVLHKIEKTVSKEITLNHQVRGNVIGFRGRTIHRIMDQYQVDIRLPPKGSYNPNITLTGLSDNVQNAIEHILNLEKYYLSVDMSHEPQQEHNKSVSLCNIAMTPSKSFVRKYVPCYAKTTTKLSDVDNCEHFPKLKQRIPSKTHPSKLYQ, from the coding sequence ATGAATTCCAAAACAAATTCTAGTCCACACCAAAATAGTGTTCAAAAAGGAAATCATGATAGCAGTTCAGATGATGTAGTTGATATGTCCACAAATGAAGACAATGTCACTGTATACCtagagaaaacaaattatctgAAAAATTCTGAAGAAACTGCAGAACCATCAAGCACTAATATTCCTCAAGCTGAGGAAGTTTCAACACTTACTCAAGTTTTTCAATTACTACTAGAGGAAGAAAATTATGTGATTCAATTTAGTAAGGGTACATTAGCAAAATTCTATACACATATCACggaaaacactgatgtcaacttaaAAACATCTTTTGTCAAAGACCAAGGTCTCTATATAACAGTGTTTGGAAACCCAGAATCTGTCATAAAAGCTGAGAATGCAATTTTTGAATGGTGTCAAGAACAGGGTTTAACTTTAAGTCTcatttccaaaaaagaaaatcattttgttaTAGACCAGACTGGAGAAAAAGCACAAGATTTGGAAcaagaaagtgaaataaattcTCAGACCTTAAGTCTACACAATCAGAGCAACTGTGTGAATAGTGTTGATGCAAAACAGGCAGAGTTGAAATCTTCAGATGAAAGTCAACCTACATCTGCCAACTGTAGCAAGAATGATATTCTGCGATCAGAAatggagaaaacatttaattcccTGACTGCTGAGCCATACCCTGAAGCAAGTGACATTTTCCAGGAATCAGAGGGGCATGTTCCCTTTCCACTGGCTAGTGTAGAGGAGACAGATATAGATATTAATGAGAGACAACCACATGTGGATCAGACCAATTGTTGTGAAAATGAGATGACTGAGAAGACAAATACTATAACTGAAGATGTGACGATGAACTTTCAAGACAATTATACCATAGGTCTCAAAAGAAATTTTCTAGAAGAGATCCTAGAAACAACTGGAGATTCAACAGAGCAATCACCTTCTGAGAGTCTATCAGATTCTATGACACAACATAGTGAGCCTGAGAGTTCAGGGGAAATATTTAATGAAGTTGATTACAATGATgatgattattttgtttcttctatcTGTGCCCCTTCTTGGTTACACAGCTTTATTATAGGTAAGAAAGGTGAGAACATAGCTGAGATAACAAATAGTGTGCCAAAGGTTCATATACACTTTACAGCTGAAGACAAAATTATGCTCAAAGGACCAATAGATGATGTAAATTATGCTCAAGAAAAATTTGACATCATTGTCAATGACCTACTTAGTAGAATGGAATGTACTGAGATAACCAGTAGCAGTAAGTTTCACAAGTACCTTACAGGGAATAATGGAGAGATCCTAAACAGAATTACAGAGAAAAACCAAGTCTGTATCTCAGTGTTTCCTGAAAATGAAATGAATCATTTGATCCGAATTGAGGGAGAATCTTTGGGTGTTCAACAGGCCAAAAGAGAACTCCTTGATCTCGCTTATAATTTGGAAGAGGAGCACAGCCAGGACATAATCATCAAACACCAATTTCACCACATACTCATTGGACAAAAAGGTGAAAGGGTTCGTGAGATCTGTAGGAAATTCCCTGATGTTATCCTCAATTTTCCACATCCTGCAGAGAAAAGTGATGTTGTCCAGCTGATAGGTCCAAAATATGAGTCAGAAAAATGTGCACAGTATTTGGAGAACATGTTGACAGATATTAAAGGAAATAACTATACTGTAAGTATTCCAATCACAAAAAGGCTTCACAAAAGGATAATTGGAAAAGGAggttcaaatataaaaaaaatctctgaaacaaCCAACACCAAGATTAGTTTCCCACCAGAAAACTGCAACTCAGAAGAGTTTGTCATTACTGGATATCCAGAAAACTGTGAAATTGCACGTAACTGGATTCTTTCAATTCAGCAAGAGATAGCTGATACTGCAGAGGAGGAAATTTTCATTCCTCCTAATCTATACAAAAATCTGACTAATCCCAAAGAATGTTTGATCAATTCAGTCATAGAAGAATGTGGGAATGTTCATCTGCATTTCCCAAAAAACAAGTCTGGCCTATATAAACTCATTATCATGGGCTCTGTTGAAAGTGTTGAAAAGACCAAAACAAAGTTTCTGAAACTGGCAGAAGAAGAGCAAGCCAAGAATTACTCTGGGACTGTTCATGTCAAACCACAATATCATCAATTTCTTATGAATAAAAATGGAGGCAATATTTCCAAACTGTGTGAAGAGACTGGAACATGTGTCATTTTCCCTAATCTTAAGAACAAGGATCAAGATTCCATAACAATTACAGGAAGTGAAGAGGGtgttaaagaagtaaaaaaacaaCTAGAAGTTTTAATTAAAGACTTAGAAAATGTGGTGGAGgataacatacaaataaataacaaatttcaCCATTATTTTGTCATGAGGAGGGGCCAGCTTTTAAGGGAAATGACAGAGGAGTATGGTGGGGTAGTTATTACATTCTCTTATGCAGGAAAGCATAATACAAAAGTCACAATAAGAGGGGCAAAAGCTTGTGTTGAGGCAGCAAAGAAACACATTCAGGACATTTTTGAACCTTTGGGCTCCCAAGTTACAAGGCGGTATGTTATTCCCCAAAAGTTCCAACCTTTTATCATGGGACCAATATGTTCACGAATTCAACAAATTGCAAGAGATTATAAAGTTCAAATAAAATTCCCAGACATAGACAAGTCAGTCGTCAATATGGACCTAGGTATGCaggaaaaatgcaaagaaaagtgGAAAAGGACCCCTAAAGATCTTGTTCCTAATTCCGCAAGAAAAAGTGACACCTTATTTATATCAGGCCAAGTGCAAAATTGCAAGGCAGCTACTGAAGCTATTGCATCTTTaattcctgctactgctgaagtCCATGTGCCCTTTCACCTACATCCTTACATCATTGGGCACAAAGGAAGTGGCTTACGTAAGCTTGTAAAAGAATTTGAAGTTCATATCCAAATATTACAACCTGGAAGAAATGCTGATATCATATCTATTATGGGCCTTGAAGCAAATGTGGAACAAGCCAAGATGAGTTTACAAAAACGAGTCAAGGCTTTACAAATGGAAATAGAAGATCGGTCACTAAGAAAATTTAAGCTAATATTCAATCTAGATCCCAAATATCACTCCAAGATCACTGGTCATAAGGGTTTACTTATTGCTCAGATTTGCACAGAGCATGATGTTACTATCCATTTTCCAAAGAAAGGAAGTCATGAAATGCAAGACCAAATCACTATTACTGGCTATAAAGAGAACACTCTAGCTGCTCGAGATGCAATAATGAGAGTATTGCATAAGATTGAAAAAACAGTTTCTAAGGAAATCACACTAAACCACCAGGTTCGTGGCAATGTTATTGGATTCCGTGGAAGAACCATCCATAGAATCATGGATCAATATCAAGTAGACATACGTTTACCTCCAAAAGGGTCATATAATCCTAATATCACCTTGACTGGGCTCTCTGATAATGTACAAAATGCAATTGAGCATATACTCAATCTTGAAAAGTACTATCTGTCAGTTGACATGAGCCATGAACCTCAGCAGGAGCATAATAAGAGTGTCTCCCTTTGCAATATAGCCATGACACCATCCAAGAGTTTTGTAAGAAAATATGTTCCCTGTTATGCTAAAACAACCACAAAGCTCTCAGATGTGGATAATTGTGAACACTTTCCCAAATTAAAGCAACGAATCCCTTCTAAGACTCATCCTTCAAAACTGTACCAGTGa